GGGGCGCGCCGACGCCGCCATCCCAGCCCGGCAGTCACGCCGGATCGCCGAGCTCCTCGACGCGGCGACCTCTCCCGTGGTGGTGGCAGGCGGCTCCGACTGGGACGCCGAGGCGGCGCGGCTGCTGGAGCGGTGGGCCGTCCGTCACGGGATCCCGGTGCTCGCCGACTTCCGCCGTCACGATCTCGTCGACAACACCTCACCGGTCTATGCCGGACACCTCGGGTTCGGGCGGCCGGAGGCGGCCGCCCGGCTCCTGGACGGCGCGGATCTCGTCCTTCTGCTCGGTTGCGTGCTCGACGACGTCGCGCTGGACGGCGGCGCGCTGCTCCGGCACGACAGCGCCGCGGTCGTGGCCGTCGGCACGGACCCCGACCTCCTCGGCCACCTGCGCCGCGTCGACCTGCACGTGGCCGGGTCGCCCCGGGATCTGGTCGCCCAGCTCCCGGAACCCGGGGGCCCCCGCAGCACGTCCGCCCTCGACACGGCCCACCGCGCCTGGCTGGACTTCGGGAGCCCGCCCGCACCGTGCCCGCACCCCGGCGTCGATCTCGGGCGCCTGGTCGGCGACCTCGACCGGCTGTTGCCCGCCGACGCGGTCATCACCTACGGGGCCGGGAACTACGCGCTGTGGGCGCAGCGGCACCTCCGCCACCGCACCTTCCCCTCGCTGCTCGCGCCCCGCAACGGGACGATGGGCTACGGCATCCCGGCCGCCGTGGCAGCCCAGCTCGCCGCCCCCGAGCGCACGGTCGTCTCCTTCGCGGGCGACGGCTGCTTCCTGATGAACGGCCAGGAGCTCGCCACCGCGGTGCAGTACGGCCTGTCCCCGCTGATCCTCGTGGTCGACAACGGTCAGTACGGGACGATCCGCTCCCACCAGGAGACCCGGTTCCCCGGCCGCCGCAGCGGCACCGTACTCGAGAACCCCTCCTTCGCCGCCATGGCCGAGGCGTTCGGCGGCTTCGGAGCGACCGTGAGCGACGACGCCGACGCCGGGGCCGCGCTCCGCGCCGCCCTGGCCTTCCAGGGGCCTGCCGTGATCCACCTCAGGACCTGCGCCGAGAACTGCCTGCCCGCGACGGAGCCGGCCTCATGACGGGTCACCGCGCGATCTCCGGCGCTCCGCAGCCGGGCCCGCTCCCGACGGTCCTCGCCGACACCGCGGGGTGGGTCAAGATCGGCATCGAGCACGTCGGACCGACGCTGCGGGCGTCGTCGCTGGCCTCGGCACTGCGCCGGGTCGGCGCGGCCGAGGGCGAGGCGGTGTTCGCCCGACGTAGCGGCGGGCGCATCTGCCTGGCGTCGTACGGCGAGACGGTCGAGCTCAGCGAGGCGAGCGCCGAGCTCATCCGCGCCACCTTCCACTACACCGTCGGCTGACCCCGGTCAGGCGCGGCCGGGCCGAGCGGCCGGATCGGCTCGGCACCTCCGGAGGCAGCACACTCGAAGGCGACATGGAGCAGGGCCGCGTCGGACGGCACGAAGGGGTTCATCCCCGTGATCTTGTGGACCTTCTGCAGCCGGTTGATGGTCGTGTTGCGGTGCACGTGCAGCAGCTCGCCGGCCCGCGACGACGAACCGGTCGTGAAGTACGCGAGGAAGGTCTCGTGCAGCAGGCGCTGGTCGACGTCCGGCATCCGCTGGAAGTCGTCGAGCACCGTGGTGACGATCGCGTCGCCGACGGAGCCGATCTCGTCAGCGACGAGCGCGGCCCACACGTCCTCCGGTCCGAGTGGTCCGGTCGCCGTCGGCGGCAGCGCCCGGAGCACCTTGCGGGCGGTCGACACCGCGTCGGCGAGGTCGGCGAGCTCCGCGCACCAGGAGTAGCCCCCGACGATGCCCGGCACGAGTGCGACCGCGTCGCGGCGCCCGCCCTGCTGCTCGACGATCAGGAACGCCTGGTGGAACAGCTCCTGCGCGTGGGCGGCGAGCCCCCGCTCACGCAGCTGCGCGGCGCGGACGCCCAGCGCGTCGAGCTGGCCCAGGTGAGCGGTGAGGACCAGCCACGGCCGGCCACCGACGGCATCGAGCGCGGACTCCACCTGGCGTTGGAGCGATCGGCCCGGCGACGTACTGACCACGAGCCGGCGTACCAGGTCCTCACGGACCCGGTGCTGCTCGTGGGCCATCAGCGCGGCCTCGTCCAGGTAGCCCCGCTGCAGCGTGAGGGTGTGCGCCTCCAACGCCTGCCACACGAGCGGCGCCGAGCGCAGCAGGACGTCGCCCGCGGCCTCGCCCTTGGCGACCAGGAGGTCCCACAGCAGCTGGAAATCGATCCGGATCGCCTGGAGGATCACCTCCAGCGGCACACCGCTGCGCGCTCGGCGGCGACCGATGTCCTCGCTGATCCCCGACAGTCGGTCGGGGATCCGCAGGCCGCCGATGGAGCGGAGCAGGAGCTCGAAGGAGGCCTCCGCGTCGCGAGCG
This region of Nocardioides sp. L-11A genomic DNA includes:
- a CDS encoding helix-turn-helix domain-containing protein; the protein is MSTSGSPLASLCREALEELGGLTDRFVARVWQLDPYRDDVVDRSEVARDAEASFELLLRSIGGLRIPDRLSGISEDIGRRRARSGVPLEVILQAIRIDFQLLWDLLVAKGEAAGDVLLRSAPLVWQALEAHTLTLQRGYLDEAALMAHEQHRVREDLVRRLVVSTSPGRSLQRQVESALDAVGGRPWLVLTAHLGQLDALGVRAAQLRERGLAAHAQELFHQAFLIVEQQGGRRDAVALVPGIVGGYSWCAELADLADAVSTARKVLRALPPTATGPLGPEDVWAALVADEIGSVGDAIVTTVLDDFQRMPDVDQRLLHETFLAYFTTGSSSRAGELLHVHRNTTINRLQKVHKITGMNPFVPSDAALLHVAFECAASGGAEPIRPLGPAAPDRGQPTV
- a CDS encoding thiamine pyrophosphate-binding protein; this translates as MTAQPEEPTMSHPDHPDHPDHAGQAGHAGQAGHAGQAGHAGHAGHALVRAMEAHGISRIFCVPGESYLPVLDALHDSSIATVVCRHEGGASYMAEATGRFTGSPGVAMVTRGPGAANALVGVHAAWQHAVPMILLVGLVPRGERFTETFQDFDLTAWFGSTAKMVTVVDDPARIGHEFARAHHCALSGRRGPVVIGLPEDMLFEAAAAGGPVRPLGRADAAIPARQSRRIAELLDAATSPVVVAGGSDWDAEAARLLERWAVRHGIPVLADFRRHDLVDNTSPVYAGHLGFGRPEAAARLLDGADLVLLLGCVLDDVALDGGALLRHDSAAVVAVGTDPDLLGHLRRVDLHVAGSPRDLVAQLPEPGGPRSTSALDTAHRAWLDFGSPPAPCPHPGVDLGRLVGDLDRLLPADAVITYGAGNYALWAQRHLRHRTFPSLLAPRNGTMGYGIPAAVAAQLAAPERTVVSFAGDGCFLMNGQELATAVQYGLSPLILVVDNGQYGTIRSHQETRFPGRRSGTVLENPSFAAMAEAFGGFGATVSDDADAGAALRAALAFQGPAVIHLRTCAENCLPATEPAS